The Armatimonadota bacterium genome segment GAACGCCTTCCGCGCGCCGGACCCAGAACTCGACCAAGCGCTCTCGGGGCGTTTCAGGCCCGAGGACGTGGTGGTCTGGCTTGGGGCAGCCGGGGCGATAGGGCCGAGTCTGAGCGGGCGCACGATGAAGGAACTCACCGGCATCACCACCGCGCTGGGAATGGGCGCCGGGTCGCTGCGGGTGAAGCTGACGGGGAGTGGCCCGCTCACATCCGGTCTGCCCCCGAGCATGACCTATGGGCTCAAGGACTCCTTGCCACCATGGTTCCAGATCATTGACCGAGGGGCGGATGTGCTGGGTGTTGACCCGTCGGACCGTCCCGCGCTGGTGGCCACGCGCCGAAAAGGGCACTGGTCGGTGTACTCAACAGCACCGGGACTTCCGGCAGACCTGCTGAGGTCATTCGCTCAGGCAGCCGGAGTTCACCTCTACGCGCCAGCGGGAGATCGCGTCGAGGTCTCCAGCACTTTCCTTTCGATCACCGCCGCTACCCCGGGTCAGCGGATCATCAACCTGCCCGGCATCTGTGACGCCTGGGAGGTCGCATCGGGGCAACAGGTCGCGGACCGGGCACGTGGGTTCAGTGCGCTGTTCCAGGGCGGCCAGACGCGCATATACCGCCTGTCGGCCCTCTAGCGGACCGGCAACTGCGTCGCAACTTCGCCGGCTCACGGGGTGTCAGATAGCTGACTAACGTATAGGAGGCCCCCCCTGAACCCGCTACCTCATCTGCTTGTGGCCGAAAGCGTCTGGCGCAGGCTCCAGTGGCCCACCACGACCCGGGGGCACCTGCTGGTGGGTGCCATTGCGCCTGATGCTCACCGGGTCACGCAGGATCTGGGGTTCCGAAAGTCACATTTCCGCCTGCGCCGTCAGGCCGGTATGCGCCCCCGCGATTTGCTGGTGGAATACGTGCGCCCTGCGCTGGTCATCGGCTCGCCTGAGGAGCAGGCCTTCTGGCTGGGCTGGCTGACCCACGTGAGTTCGGATGCCCTCTGGCGCCGGTCTCTGCGCGACCACCTGCCCGGCCTGTGGCATGGCTGTACCCGTGGGGAAGCGGAACGCCGTCGGCTGCTGCGGTCGCAGTACCGCGATGCCTGCGACACAGTCGACCGGGAAATCGCAGAGTCCGATCCGCGGCTGATGGACGAACTGCGCTGGCTCCTGCGCACCAACCAGCGGCCCTACGATGTTTTCCCGCTCACACCCGAGCAACTGGAGCAATGGATCATTGCCCTGTTGAGCGACTACCTCCCGCCGCCGGAGCCCGAGACCCGGGGGAATGACGTGATCTATCGTGCTTTCGTGAAGCATGTGATGGATGTGGCGGTGGAGGAGTCGCTGGTGCTGATCTACACTGAACTCGACCGCGCGGCCGAGGAGAAGGGCAATGGCGGGGAGTTGGCGTGAGCGACCCTTGTGGCCAGCGCCCTACCGCCCTGTCTCCCGGTAATCCACACTCCCTCGCATGGGCGTTTCCGACCGGTAACGAGCCGCGATCTCCTCGCTGCTGAGCACCCGTTTGTAAATGCGCAGATCGTCGAACAGGCCGGTGTACGGCTTGTGGGCTGAGGGGATGTGCAGGTCCGCACCCTCCACGTCCATGGGCCCGTCGAGGGACTCCGGGATCGCAGTTGTGTTGTCCAGCGCGCCGTTCACGTACCAGTGCACCTGCCGGGTCTGGCGATTGACCACGAAGGCCAAGTGCGTCCAGCGGTCAGTGGGCAGAGCCGACTTGGTCACTGGCCGCACGGACTTACCCGCCGCCGTGCTTTGCCCGAGAACCAGCTCCGCGCGGCCATCCGGCAGGAGGTTGATGACCCACCAGTTTTCGGGGAATCGCTCCTTGCCCATGATGCGCTGGTCGTAACTGTCGGGCTTAGTCCAGAAGGACAGACTGAAGTCTCCGGTGCCGAAGTGCAATGTGGGGCCGTCGGAGATAGTCAGAGCCCCCGGGATGCCCGCGCACTTCAGGCAGGCGCCGAACTCACCAGTCACCCAGGCTCCGTAAACATCGGCGTCTTTCCCAAGGCCCGAGCTGTCCGCTGCAAGTTCCCCTTCGCCCTCATCCAGCTTCCAGTGACCAACCAGACCGGGCTCCAGGGGCGTTCCAGCGGCGACGTCCGCCTCGGTGGGTGCTTTGCGCAGGAAGGCCGGGACATTGTCGACAGCCCCCGCCGGATCTCCCATACAGAGAATGCGCCCGTCCTCAGTGGCAATAATCAGACGGCCCTGCGCCGCGATGAGGCCGTCGAACACTGGTAGGCCGTCCAGTCTGAAATCGCCCAGCAGCTTGCCGTCACCGGTCGCGAAGACCTGGAGGATGCCACCGCGATCACCCCGGAAGGCAGGCATCGATCGCAGGGCACTGTCTGGAGGACCGGCCGTGAATAGCGCGTCCGGAGTGAGCGCGAGGCCGCGCACGAGGTGGGGGACATCGGTGGCCCAGCGGAAAGTGGTGCGGAACTTGCCCTGACCGGAGTGGGGGTAGTCCTTGTTCGCGCGGGCGTAGTCGGGATCTGGTTGGGGCGGCTGTTCGGCGCGGTCCACGGCGAACAGGTGATACTGCCGCTCGGTTGCACCCCGGTAGAACTGGGGCTTGTAGCCGAAGCCGTAGATGGATAGCGGATCAAGCGACAGGATTCGCCCCGCGGTGGCCTCGCGCCCCGCGAAATACCAGCCGATGTAACCGGAATAGAAGTGAGTCCCGTACAGCCAGTACGTCCGGTGCCACCAGTCGCCATTCAGGAACCCGGCGGGGCTGTACAAGTGGGCGACAACGGGCAGATCCTCCAGCGTGCGGGCGTCGAAGGTGAGTTGGCGCAGGAACAGGTGCTCGGCATCGGTGGACAGAACGTCAGGCAGGGCGCCGGGCATTTCGAACATCATGGGTTCGTCGGGCTGGTCGCCGGTGAACGGGTCGCGGCTCCAGAGGGTCCGGTCCTTGAGCAGCCTTCCGGTGGCCAGATCAATGCGACAGAGCCGGATCCCCCCGTCAAGGTAGGAGCTTCGCCCCGCCGCGCAATAGACGACGCCGTCATCCACGAGGACGCTCCCGGACACAGGCCAGGCGGATTCGAGTTGCCCTTCGGACACGATCAGCCGGTCATCCGGGGCTGCTCGAAACCGCCACACCAATTGGCCGTCGGACGCACGAAGGCAATAGACGTGACCATCGGCGGAACCAAACAAGACCCGTCCGGCGGCGAAGGTTGGAGGCGAATCAACACGCCCGCCGGCCGTGAACTGCCATAGCGGTGAGCCGTCCCTGAGGCTCAGAGCGTGGACGGTGTGGGTATCGGACGAGGCGACGCAGAGCATCTCGCCGCAGGCCACCGGGCTGGTCAGCTTGCCGCCCGGCCTCGCCGCCCATTGAGGGGCGAGGGAAACGGGCACAGAGGCCGCCGTTGTGCCGGAACGCGCCGGGTCGTGTCGGTAGGTGGGCCAGTCGGCGGGGTCGGCAGCGGCAGCACCAGCGTCTGCGGCGTTGAAGGCCGGTCCGCGCGTTTCGGCAGGGGGGAGTGCAGGCACGGGGGCTTCCGGCGAGTGCGCATCGGGAGCCAGTGCATAGAAGCCCGCGATCTTCGCGTCGATATAGCAGGCGCAAGAGTGCGGCGGCACGTAGAGCAGGCCGTTGCAGGGCAGCACTCCGTACTGGCAGACGCCTCGGGTCCAGTGGTTGGCCTCGCAATCGCCGGATCGCACATCGATGAACTCCACGCCGGTGCGCCCGGTCACCAGGTAGCGCTCGGTGGCGCGGTTGCGGTAGCAGCGGTGATGGGGCATCGTGGTGTCAAAGGCCTCGTCGGTGACGAGCCGGCGCTTGACTTCGCCCGTGAGCAGGTCGCGGCCCTCATTGAGGTCCGGGCCGGTGCGCGATCGGCTCTGGCCCACCCAGACCAGGCCGTCTGCGACGAACACATCCACGGGCGCGTGATAGGTTTCGGCCGCCAGGCAAGACCACAGCTGTTCCCCGGTGCGGGCCGAGAGAGCAACCAGCTCTCCGGGCGGGCCCTCATCGGTCAACCAGCGGGCGATGGGCCGGCCCGTCTTCTCGTCGGTGTTCTCTTTGGGCGGGTCGCGGCGGTCGGCGCAGAGGACCACTTCGTCGCAGGCCACTAGCGTGGGCGCGGACCACCCCGGGCGTTTCTCGGGCGTGAACCGCGGGCTCCTCCAGAGCTGTTCGCCGTTCGCGGAATCCAGGCACACCACTGACTGGGCATCCTGGTAGAAGAGACGTCCGTTACGCACGGCCGGAGTCGTGGGCAAGGCCGGGCACGGGTCCAGTTGCCAGCGCACCTGGCCGGACTGCGCGTCCAGCGCCACCAACCGCTTCTTCTCAGGCGCTTCCGGCCCGCACAGGACGTAGAGCGTGCCGTCATCGTGCAGTATTTCGCGGGCCTGTGCAGTGGCGTCGTACGTCTGAACGGTCTCGCCCGTGAGCGCATCCAGCGCCACCACCGGGCCGTCGTACGCGAGGGTGACGTAGATGGTCTCGTCCGTGGCAACCAGCCTGCGGCACAACTCCGGCGGCCCCGAACGGAAGGAACGCATGTAAGATTCCCAACTTTGGATCGGTCGCTTCCACAGTATGACGCCATTGTACGCGTCCCGACAGATCACCGACCACTGGGGACGCAGGAACATGGAGATGACCGGAGCTTCGTCGGCGATGTAGACCAGCCGGCCTCCCGAGGAGACGACCACACTCACGCTGGCAAGGTGCTCGTGGTGGCGGGCATTGCGTGGTTCGGCGACCCACTGCACGCGGCGCGGAGGCCCCACGCGCTCGTCCGCCGCGACCGCATTATTGTCGGCTCCATGGAGCGCGTGCTGCCAGTCATCGGTGTCGGCGGGAACTGGTTTGCGGGACAGCGCCCAACCGTCCGCGGTCTTCGTGAGCAATGACCCACCCGGAGCGAGGACGCGCATGATCTCCGCATCGGATACAGAACCGGGAGCCGAGTTCGCAACGAGGTTCACGAGGTCGTTGGCGTATGGAAGCCGACTGCCTTCGAGCAGGCT includes the following:
- a CDS encoding PQQ-binding-like beta-propeller repeat protein, producing MSGPRITALVILTLATLGCGATWSQDAGGKALLRQAAVSGGLVVHIGCGDGRLTADLRPNESALVHGLALNPHDLARSREHVKSLGLYGPISISLLEGSRLPYANDLVNLVANSAPGSVSDAEIMRVLAPGGSLLTKTADGWALSRKPVPADTDDWQHALHGADNNAVAADERVGPPRRVQWVAEPRNARHHEHLASVSVVVSSGGRLVYIADEAPVISMFLRPQWSVICRDAYNGVILWKRPIQSWESYMRSFRSGPPELCRRLVATDETIYVTLAYDGPVVALDALTGETVQTYDATAQAREILHDDGTLYVLCGPEAPEKKRLVALDAQSGQVRWQLDPCPALPTTPAVRNGRLFYQDAQSVVCLDSANGEQLWRSPRFTPEKRPGWSAPTLVACDEVVLCADRRDPPKENTDEKTGRPIARWLTDEGPPGELVALSARTGEQLWSCLAAETYHAPVDVFVADGLVWVGQSRSRTGPDLNEGRDLLTGEVKRRLVTDEAFDTTMPHHRCYRNRATERYLVTGRTGVEFIDVRSGDCEANHWTRGVCQYGVLPCNGLLYVPPHSCACYIDAKIAGFYALAPDAHSPEAPVPALPPAETRGPAFNAADAGAAAADPADWPTYRHDPARSGTTAASVPVSLAPQWAARPGGKLTSPVACGEMLCVASSDTHTVHALSLRDGSPLWQFTAGGRVDSPPTFAAGRVLFGSADGHVYCLRASDGQLVWRFRAAPDDRLIVSEGQLESAWPVSGSVLVDDGVVYCAAGRSSYLDGGIRLCRIDLATGRLLKDRTLWSRDPFTGDQPDEPMMFEMPGALPDVLSTDAEHLFLRQLTFDARTLEDLPVVAHLYSPAGFLNGDWWHRTYWLYGTHFYSGYIGWYFAGREATAGRILSLDPLSIYGFGYKPQFYRGATERQYHLFAVDRAEQPPQPDPDYARANKDYPHSGQGKFRTTFRWATDVPHLVRGLALTPDALFTAGPPDSALRSMPAFRGDRGGILQVFATGDGKLLGDFRLDGLPVFDGLIAAQGRLIIATEDGRILCMGDPAGAVDNVPAFLRKAPTEADVAAGTPLEPGLVGHWKLDEGEGELAADSSGLGKDADVYGAWVTGEFGACLKCAGIPGALTISDGPTLHFGTGDFSLSFWTKPDSYDQRIMGKERFPENWWVINLLPDGRAELVLGQSTAAGKSVRPVTKSALPTDRWTHLAFVVNRQTRQVHWYVNGALDNTTAIPESLDGPMDVEGADLHIPSAHKPYTGLFDDLRIYKRVLSSEEIAARYRSETPMRGSVDYRETGR